One part of the Lachnospiraceae bacterium JLR.KK002 genome encodes these proteins:
- the glgD gene encoding glucose-1-phosphate adenylyltransferase subunit GlgD, with the protein MTNSNNTNALGIIFPNAYDELVPELTSERLMASIPFAGRYRMIDFVLSSMVNCGIDNITVLVRENYFSLLDHLGSGREWDLSRKNGGLNIFPPFAQKNMGVYTGRVGMIASIVGFLKSQKEKYVVMSDTNIAFNFDFKALLDAHIASEADVTIAYTKENLPESILKADELNKGMYYTLDLEGDRVKRIHINSQETGAKNFSMNVYVFEREYLINLISEAFKRGSTYLERDILVPHLDEMKVMGYEYKEYAARIDCLKGYFDANMKLLDNENLEALFGESPIYTKIRDDNPTRYVNGASARNVMVADGCVIEGEIENCILFRGVKIGKGAKVKNAVLMQDTVIEEGVQAEYIITDKKVRVSEGKELKGTDTFPIFVAKKQVV; encoded by the coding sequence ATGACAAATTCCAATAACACAAATGCACTGGGCATTATTTTCCCCAATGCCTATGATGAGCTTGTACCAGAACTGACCAGCGAGCGTCTGATGGCTTCCATTCCTTTTGCAGGACGTTACCGTATGATAGATTTCGTACTGTCCAGTATGGTGAACTGCGGTATTGATAATATTACCGTGCTGGTGCGTGAAAATTATTTCTCATTGCTGGACCACCTCGGTTCCGGACGTGAATGGGATTTGTCCCGTAAGAACGGCGGACTGAATATTTTCCCGCCCTTTGCTCAGAAAAATATGGGTGTTTACACCGGTCGGGTAGGCATGATTGCCAGTATTGTTGGATTTCTGAAATCTCAGAAAGAAAAATATGTGGTGATGTCAGATACCAATATCGCATTTAATTTTGATTTTAAAGCATTGCTGGACGCTCATATTGCAAGTGAGGCGGACGTTACGATTGCATATACGAAGGAAAATCTGCCGGAAAGCATTCTCAAAGCGGACGAACTGAATAAGGGCATGTATTATACCCTTGATTTGGAAGGCGACCGTGTAAAGAGGATACATATCAATTCCCAGGAAACCGGTGCGAAGAATTTCTCCATGAATGTATATGTATTTGAGCGTGAGTATCTGATTAACCTTATCAGCGAAGCATTTAAGAGGGGCAGTACTTATCTGGAGCGTGATATTCTGGTTCCACATCTGGATGAAATGAAAGTAATGGGATACGAGTACAAAGAATATGCTGCACGGATTGACTGTCTGAAAGGTTATTTCGATGCAAATATGAAACTTCTGGATAATGAAAATCTGGAAGCACTGTTTGGCGAGAGCCCCATTTATACAAAAATACGTGACGATAACCCCACCCGCTATGTAAACGGTGCTTCTGCACGGAACGTTATGGTGGCTGACGGTTGCGTTATCGAAGGAGAAATTGAAAACTGCATTCTGTTCCGTGGAGTGAAGATCGGCAAGGGAGCCAAAGTTAAAAATGCAGTCCTGATGCAGGATACTGTCATTGAAGAAGGCGTTCAGGCAGAATACATTATTACAGATAAGAAAGTAAGGGTTTCCGAAGGCAAAGAGCTGAAGGGTACCGATACTTTTCCGATTTTTGTGGCCAAGAAACAGGTAGTTTAA
- a CDS encoding glucose-1-phosphate adenylyltransferase yields the protein MGKEMIAMLLAGGQGSRLYALTQKLAKPAVPFGGKYRIIDFPLSNCVNSGIDTVGILTQYQPLILNEYIGNGQPWDLDRLYGGVHVLPPYQQASGSDWYKGTANAIYQNISFIDRYDPEYVIILSGDQICKQDYSDFLRFHKEKGAEFSVAVMEVPWEEASRFGLMVADEDDKITEFQEKPKEPKSNLASMGIYIFNWDILRKYLIEDEEDPASENDFGNNIIPNLLKDGRKMYAYHFNGYWKDVGTISSLWEANMEVLDPEHSGINLFDEKWKIYSRNSGMTGHKINTGAHVENSMITDGCNISGNVKHSILFAGVKVEEGAYVEDAVVMGNTIIKAGAQVKHCIIAENVIIGQNAMVGQMPEGDEAGVATVGPGVYVGDDAVIGPNAMVSDNVKDGDKQ from the coding sequence ATGGGTAAAGAAATGATTGCAATGCTTCTTGCCGGTGGTCAGGGTTCCCGCCTTTATGCACTGACCCAGAAGCTGGCAAAACCTGCAGTTCCCTTTGGCGGGAAATATCGTATAATTGATTTTCCACTGTCAAACTGTGTGAACTCCGGAATTGATACGGTAGGTATTCTGACACAGTACCAGCCGCTGATTTTGAACGAGTATATTGGAAATGGACAGCCCTGGGACCTGGACCGTCTGTACGGAGGCGTACACGTACTTCCGCCCTATCAGCAGGCATCCGGCTCTGACTGGTATAAAGGAACTGCAAACGCAATATATCAGAATATTTCTTTTATTGACCGCTATGACCCGGAATATGTCATTATTCTTTCCGGTGACCAGATCTGCAAACAGGATTACAGCGATTTCCTTCGGTTCCATAAGGAAAAAGGGGCAGAATTCTCAGTAGCTGTTATGGAGGTACCCTGGGAGGAGGCCTCCAGGTTCGGTCTGATGGTGGCAGATGAGGATGACAAAATTACAGAGTTTCAGGAAAAGCCCAAAGAGCCTAAATCCAATCTGGCTTCTATGGGAATTTATATTTTCAACTGGGATATTCTCAGGAAATATCTTATCGAGGATGAGGAAGACCCCGCTTCGGAAAATGATTTCGGCAATAACATTATCCCCAACCTGCTGAAGGACGGGCGGAAAATGTACGCATATCACTTTAACGGCTACTGGAAAGACGTGGGAACCATTTCTTCTCTCTGGGAAGCAAATATGGAGGTTCTGGACCCGGAACACAGCGGCATTAACCTTTTCGATGAAAAGTGGAAGATTTACAGCCGGAACAGCGGTATGACCGGACATAAAATCAATACGGGCGCCCATGTGGAAAATTCCATGATTACAGACGGGTGCAATATTTCAGGAAATGTGAAGCATTCCATCCTCTTTGCAGGTGTGAAGGTGGAGGAAGGCGCTTATGTGGAAGACGCAGTGGTAATGGGCAATACCATTATCAAAGCAGGCGCTCAGGTAAAACACTGCATCATAGCAGAAAATGTAATTATCGGACAGAATGCTATGGTGGGACAGATGCCGGAAGGCGACGAAGCAGGCGTGGCAACCGTTGGGCCTGGCGTTTATGTAGGCGACGATGCTGTCATCGGACCCAATGCCATGGTCAGTGATAATGTAAAGGATGGTGATAAACAATGA
- a CDS encoding exonuclease SbcCD subunit D → MKIFHLSDLHIGRQLYNYSLRDNQQAVLSQIVKQAGLHRPDVILICGDIFDRSVPSGEAYTIFDRFLQELSELSPQIPVLVIAGNHDNAQRLNYASSFLEKHRIYVSVMAPTRPEEHLKKIVLEDDWGEVNFYLLPFLKPGYVRHLFEEGTVTDYESAVREILLREEIDYSKRNVLLSHQFYTGTGQETQTCDSEQSVLMVGGLDNIDVSVVEKFDYAALGHIHGPQKVKFPHIRYCGTPLKYSVSEEHHKKSITMAALGQKGEEIRIETIPLEPVYDVRRERGLLQEIIGRATQENRRDFVSVTLTDEKEPYHPREQLEEVYEHLLEINIDNTRTRNLLEIQEESCSFLSPMEAFRGFYQEMQGQPLGEEEERLIGEVLEELGGEQ, encoded by the coding sequence ATGAAGATATTTCATCTGTCGGATTTGCATATTGGCAGACAATTATACAATTACAGCCTCAGAGATAATCAGCAGGCGGTTCTTTCTCAGATTGTGAAACAGGCCGGCCTGCACAGGCCGGATGTGATTTTAATCTGCGGCGATATTTTTGACCGCTCAGTGCCTTCCGGAGAGGCTTATACTATTTTTGACAGATTTCTGCAGGAACTTTCAGAATTGAGCCCTCAGATTCCGGTTCTGGTGATTGCCGGAAATCATGATAATGCCCAGCGGCTGAATTACGCCAGTTCTTTTCTGGAAAAGCATCGGATATATGTGTCGGTAATGGCTCCCACCCGGCCGGAGGAACATCTGAAAAAGATTGTGCTGGAGGACGACTGGGGAGAGGTGAATTTCTATCTGCTGCCCTTTTTAAAGCCCGGCTATGTGAGGCATCTGTTTGAGGAAGGGACGGTGACAGATTATGAAAGCGCGGTGCGGGAAATCCTGCTGCGGGAGGAAATTGATTACAGCAAACGGAATGTATTGCTGTCCCATCAGTTTTATACCGGGACAGGGCAGGAAACTCAGACCTGCGATTCGGAACAGTCTGTGCTGATGGTGGGAGGACTGGACAATATTGACGTCTCCGTGGTGGAAAAATTTGACTACGCTGCCCTGGGACATATTCACGGCCCTCAGAAAGTAAAATTTCCTCATATCCGCTACTGCGGGACGCCCCTGAAATATTCTGTCAGCGAGGAACATCATAAGAAATCCATTACCATGGCCGCGCTGGGACAAAAGGGGGAAGAAATCCGTATAGAAACCATACCCCTGGAGCCTGTATATGACGTGCGGCGGGAACGGGGACTTCTGCAGGAAATTATCGGAAGAGCCACCCAGGAAAACCGCCGGGATTTTGTCAGCGTTACCCTGACGGATGAAAAGGAGCCTTACCATCCCAGAGAGCAGTTAGAGGAGGTCTATGAACATCTGCTGGAGATTAACATCGACAATACCAGAACCAGAAATCTTCTGGAAATCCAGGAGGAAAGCTGCAGTTTTCTGAGTCCCATGGAGGCTTTCCGGGGATTTTATCAGGAAATGCAGGGGCAGCCATTGGGAGAGGAAGAGGAACGGTTAATCGGAGAAGTTCTGGAGGAACTGGGAGGAGAACAATGA
- a CDS encoding zinc dependent phospholipase C family protein, whose product MPGFTTHYLFGLNTWKQMAPNSLKQTIRQNHAAFSLGLQGPDLFFYFLPSYLIHKNNIGSVAHTEQPNSFLHHLLNSRRLFSDKKERQIAEAYIAGFLGHYLLDTHCHPYVYWKTGFQEKNNRYHGRHMSLETEIDTTLLALYRRCPPAAFRQNRVISLSPAEIRTISRILYNVYTQTYPHIAVHRLTMHAAIRSIQLGTRFFHDPAGWKKPVISKLEQWILGYPLFSTMIPDEKPSVHKDPLNLRHCLWNNPWAPSLFSDASFPDLMEAAGERYRETLTALYALFQERPFTPAETLGIHRLSKSLGNNSYHSGLDAGIPS is encoded by the coding sequence ATGCCTGGATTTACCACTCATTATCTGTTTGGCCTGAACACCTGGAAGCAGATGGCTCCCAATTCTCTGAAACAGACCATACGCCAGAATCATGCTGCTTTCAGCCTGGGGCTGCAGGGGCCCGATCTGTTTTTTTATTTCCTGCCTTCCTATCTTATCCATAAAAACAATATTGGCTCCGTGGCCCATACGGAGCAGCCAAACTCCTTTCTCCATCATCTGCTGAACAGCCGCAGGCTGTTTTCCGACAAAAAAGAACGGCAGATTGCCGAAGCCTATATTGCGGGCTTTCTGGGCCATTACCTGCTGGATACCCACTGTCACCCCTATGTCTACTGGAAAACCGGATTCCAGGAAAAGAATAACCGATACCATGGCCGCCATATGAGCCTGGAAACAGAAATCGACACAACGCTGCTGGCATTATACCGACGCTGTCCGCCTGCCGCTTTCCGTCAGAACCGGGTAATTTCCCTTTCACCTGCGGAAATACGCACCATTTCCAGGATACTGTATAATGTATACACTCAGACTTATCCACATATTGCTGTACATCGTCTTACCATGCACGCCGCCATCCGCTCCATTCAGCTTGGTACCAGATTTTTTCACGACCCTGCCGGATGGAAAAAGCCTGTCATCAGCAAACTGGAGCAGTGGATTCTGGGATACCCGCTGTTTTCCACCATGATTCCGGATGAAAAACCTTCTGTCCACAAAGACCCTCTGAATCTGCGCCACTGCCTGTGGAACAATCCCTGGGCCCCCTCCCTGTTCTCCGACGCTTCCTTTCCGGATTTGATGGAAGCTGCCGGAGAACGGTACAGGGAAACGCTCACTGCTTTGTATGCACTGTTTCAGGAACGGCCTTTCACCCCCGCGGAGACCCTTGGGATTCACAGGCTGTCAAAAAGCCTTGGAAATAACTCCTACCACAGCGGTCTTGATGCGGGAATACCCAGTTAA
- a CDS encoding D-2-hydroxyacid dehydrogenase produces the protein MKIIFLDAKTIGEDMDLSGYEALGEVVKYDFSTPEEAGQRVRDADVIIVNKVPVNEQTIGNAKNLKLVCVAATGTNNLDKDYLDKRGIAWRNVAGYSTECVTQHTFALLFYLLEHLPYYDKYVKSEKYVGDRIFTHFDKKFTELDGKTWGIIGMGAIGRRVAEAAKIFGCNVIYYSTSGKNNQPGYQRVELDELLAKSDIVSVHAPLTPETEGLMDKKAFEKMKKSAIFLNLGRGPIVAEQDLADALKNGEIMAAGLDVLCVEPMSPENPLKEIKDSGKLLITPHIAWASVEARTRLVNTILGQIQDFFVL, from the coding sequence ATGAAGATTATATTTTTGGATGCAAAGACAATTGGAGAAGACATGGACTTATCCGGATACGAAGCATTGGGAGAAGTGGTAAAATATGACTTTTCCACACCTGAAGAAGCCGGTCAGCGGGTAAGGGACGCGGATGTTATTATTGTAAACAAGGTTCCGGTAAATGAACAGACCATCGGGAATGCCAAAAATCTGAAACTGGTATGTGTGGCGGCAACCGGTACTAATAATCTGGACAAAGATTATCTGGATAAACGGGGAATTGCATGGCGCAATGTGGCAGGCTATTCCACCGAATGCGTGACCCAGCATACCTTTGCACTGCTGTTTTACCTGCTGGAACATCTGCCCTATTACGACAAGTATGTAAAATCGGAAAAATACGTGGGAGACCGGATTTTTACTCATTTTGATAAAAAATTTACAGAGCTGGACGGGAAGACATGGGGAATTATCGGCATGGGCGCCATCGGCAGAAGGGTGGCGGAAGCAGCAAAAATTTTTGGCTGCAATGTGATTTACTATTCCACCTCCGGAAAAAATAATCAGCCGGGATACCAGCGGGTGGAACTGGACGAACTGCTGGCAAAATCTGACATAGTATCCGTTCATGCCCCGCTGACGCCGGAAACAGAAGGGCTGATGGATAAAAAGGCTTTTGAAAAAATGAAAAAGTCTGCCATTTTCCTGAACCTGGGGAGAGGCCCCATTGTGGCAGAACAGGATCTGGCAGACGCTTTGAAAAACGGAGAAATTATGGCGGCCGGACTGGATGTGCTTTGTGTGGAACCCATGAGTCCGGAAAATCCCCTGAAAGAAATCAAAGACAGCGGAAAACTGCTGATTACGCCTCATATTGCCTGGGCCAGCGTAGAGGCCAGAACCCGGCTTGTAAATACCATACTGGGCCAGATTCAGGATTTTTTTGTCTTATAG
- a CDS encoding histidine phosphatase family protein has product MKIYFIRHGATRGNREHRYVGRTDEGIPESEKERLRERGRLLPEPEGMFVSPSRRCLETARALFPEVFSQKGRVIAETDLREMDFGEFEYKNYQELNGNPAYQKFLDSGGQTGFPGGEEPDAFRRRCREAFFRCIRTAQEHQWETVGFTVHGGTIMSIMEGFAEPPRGYFEYQVQNGCGYITELAMKASDNPENAAEFPIKASDNPENAAGFPIKAGNKPDGSTGEISESQKERFSIKLTIEEEIK; this is encoded by the coding sequence ATGAAAATATATTTCATCCGCCACGGAGCCACCAGAGGCAACCGGGAACATCGGTATGTGGGACGCACCGACGAGGGAATTCCGGAATCCGAAAAAGAACGGCTGAGAGAGAGAGGCAGATTGCTGCCTGAGCCGGAAGGAATGTTTGTCAGTCCAAGCCGCCGCTGTCTGGAAACCGCGCGGGCATTGTTTCCGGAGGTATTCAGCCAGAAGGGGCGGGTCATTGCGGAAACGGATTTGCGGGAAATGGACTTTGGAGAATTTGAATATAAAAATTATCAGGAACTAAATGGAAATCCTGCATATCAGAAATTTCTTGACAGTGGCGGACAGACAGGATTTCCGGGAGGAGAGGAGCCGGATGCATTCCGGCGCCGGTGCCGGGAAGCCTTTTTCCGGTGTATCCGTACCGCACAGGAACATCAATGGGAAACCGTGGGATTTACAGTCCATGGCGGGACGATTATGTCCATTATGGAAGGATTTGCAGAGCCGCCCAGGGGGTATTTTGAGTACCAGGTACAGAATGGCTGCGGATATATCACAGAGCTTGCCATGAAAGCCAGTGATAATCCGGAAAACGCCGCAGAGTTTCCCATAAAAGCCAGTGATAATCCGGAAAATGCCGCAGGGTTTCCCATAAAAGCCGGCAATAAACCGGACGGTTCCACAGGGGAAATTTCAGAATCGCAAAAAGAACGGTTTTCAATCAAACTAACCATAGAGGAGGAAATAAAATGA
- a CDS encoding SMC family ATPase, producing the protein MKPIKLVMSAFGSYAGEEVLDFRDRNQGVFLITGDTGAGKTTIFDAITYALYDQTSGGLREGDMMRSQYAEPETPTFVEFTFSCGKEEYRVRRNPNYRRQSKRKNKEGTYAMTKESASAALWLPDGQEFPGKIREINEKIVEILGLGASQFTQTAMIAQGEFLRLLHASSRERKEIFARIFDTGVYAALQMKLRERSKCLYGQLEDNRKLCDHEIQGVRYLPDSTAGNLWEESRGLLETNPEQILESLDALIRELEAGETEVRSREETLRKELEENAWKLRQAREINQLFQRIEEAEGEIARGRKEVRQQKEQEQKKIVELQESTCRYERRMPELSEQIAGWRSYLPKYALLKEKQQAAAQAQKHQKQVESNCRQVQQQLETVIVSQEQAQKQQQILEETAVNLPLLEEQVKSLADRQSLLEEMSETLKRLNHQERKREEQRRKTETSLQIFQEKSREYEEKNQRFIREQVGMIAETLREGEPCPVCGSRIHPQKAKLSEGAVTRRQVEQAKKEREQADQDLNLCREVFQKVQETCEKEKYRLEQDGARMFGGAFHPEMIPSALTDCREKAEQTKARLKEGKMQEKKLQQLKERQQQLQQEKERLEQEKEAFTQKQYEAKLAFETAAQAGQSLLEELPFSSERELKQHLEQAEQEKAGLESEKSRSEKSLQKLQQELARNQGILTEQQKNLELLKQQSEGKEPVDTAPVLEREQQLKKQAQKLEQEKLQLVSFISRNSQARQQLGRLEHQRKSLKEQYELVSNLDKTANGNLAQHIRMDFQTYVQRRYFHSIIREANRRLVKINGSQFILRCRELENLGRQGEAGLDLDVYDLVTDRVRDVKTLSGGESFLAALSMALGMADVIRNTAGRVHLDTMFIDEGFGSLDEEARRRAIGILNELAGDTRLVGIISHVTELKEQMERKLVISKSQKGSHARWVPDGQTYFR; encoded by the coding sequence ATGAAACCCATAAAACTTGTTATGTCAGCCTTTGGCTCTTATGCCGGAGAGGAAGTTCTGGATTTTCGGGACAGAAACCAGGGGGTGTTTCTGATTACCGGAGACACAGGAGCCGGAAAAACCACCATATTTGACGCCATCACCTATGCATTGTACGACCAGACCAGCGGCGGGCTGCGGGAAGGAGATATGATGCGCAGCCAGTACGCGGAGCCGGAAACGCCCACGTTCGTGGAATTTACGTTTTCCTGCGGGAAAGAAGAATACAGAGTTCGCCGCAACCCCAATTACCGGAGGCAGAGCAAACGGAAGAACAAAGAAGGAACATACGCCATGACGAAAGAATCCGCTTCCGCTGCACTGTGGCTGCCGGACGGACAGGAATTTCCAGGGAAAATCAGGGAAATCAATGAGAAAATTGTGGAAATTCTGGGCCTGGGAGCATCCCAGTTCACCCAGACTGCCATGATTGCCCAGGGGGAATTTCTGCGGCTTCTCCATGCTTCTTCCAGAGAGCGGAAAGAAATATTTGCCAGAATATTTGACACCGGGGTTTATGCTGCCCTCCAGATGAAACTGCGGGAGCGGAGCAAATGCCTGTACGGGCAGCTTGAGGATAACCGGAAGCTCTGTGACCATGAAATACAGGGGGTACGGTATCTGCCGGACAGTACCGCCGGAAATTTATGGGAGGAAAGCCGCGGTCTGCTGGAGACAAACCCGGAGCAGATACTGGAAAGTCTGGACGCATTGATTCGGGAGCTGGAGGCCGGGGAAACAGAAGTACGGTCCAGGGAGGAGACACTTCGGAAAGAGCTGGAAGAAAATGCCTGGAAGCTCCGGCAGGCCAGGGAAATCAATCAGTTATTTCAGCGGATAGAAGAAGCAGAGGGTGAGATTGCCAGAGGCAGAAAAGAGGTGCGGCAGCAAAAGGAGCAGGAGCAGAAAAAGATCGTGGAGCTCCAGGAGAGTACCTGCAGATATGAGAGGCGAATGCCGGAACTGTCGGAGCAGATTGCCGGATGGCGCAGTTATCTGCCGAAGTATGCACTGCTGAAAGAAAAACAGCAGGCGGCAGCGCAGGCTCAAAAACACCAGAAACAGGTAGAAAGTAACTGTCGTCAGGTGCAGCAGCAACTGGAAACGGTAATTGTTTCCCAGGAACAGGCACAGAAACAGCAGCAGATTCTGGAAGAAACAGCGGTAAATCTGCCCTTGCTTGAGGAACAGGTGAAATCCCTGGCAGACCGTCAGTCTTTGCTGGAAGAAATGAGTGAAACGTTAAAACGCCTGAATCATCAGGAAAGAAAGCGGGAAGAACAGCGGCGAAAGACAGAGACATCTCTGCAGATATTTCAGGAAAAAAGCAGGGAATACGAGGAAAAAAATCAGCGCTTTATCAGAGAACAGGTGGGAATGATTGCAGAAACCCTCCGGGAGGGAGAACCCTGTCCCGTATGCGGTTCCCGGATTCATCCCCAAAAAGCGAAACTGTCCGAGGGAGCAGTTACCCGGCGACAGGTGGAACAGGCCAAAAAGGAGCGGGAACAGGCAGACCAGGACTTGAATCTGTGCAGGGAAGTATTTCAGAAGGTGCAGGAAACCTGCGAGAAGGAGAAATACCGGTTGGAACAGGATGGTGCACGAATGTTTGGCGGAGCATTTCATCCGGAAATGATTCCTTCGGCCCTGACTGATTGCCGAGAAAAGGCGGAGCAGACAAAGGCCCGGTTAAAAGAAGGAAAAATGCAGGAAAAGAAACTGCAGCAGTTGAAGGAAAGGCAGCAGCAGTTACAGCAGGAGAAAGAAAGACTGGAGCAGGAGAAAGAAGCATTTACGCAGAAACAGTATGAAGCAAAGCTGGCTTTTGAGACTGCCGCCCAGGCCGGACAGTCCCTGCTGGAGGAACTGCCTTTTTCCTCAGAGCGTGAACTGAAACAGCATCTGGAACAGGCGGAACAGGAAAAAGCCGGACTGGAAAGCGAGAAGTCCCGGTCAGAGAAGTCTTTACAGAAGCTGCAGCAGGAACTGGCCCGGAATCAGGGAATCCTGACGGAACAGCAGAAAAATCTGGAACTGTTAAAGCAGCAGTCGGAGGGAAAGGAACCGGTGGATACCGCTCCTGTGCTGGAACGGGAGCAGCAGTTAAAGAAGCAGGCTCAGAAACTGGAGCAGGAAAAATTGCAGCTTGTTTCTTTCATAAGCCGGAACAGCCAGGCCAGGCAGCAGCTTGGCAGACTGGAACACCAGCGAAAATCTTTAAAAGAACAGTATGAGCTTGTCAGCAATCTGGATAAAACGGCCAACGGCAATCTGGCACAGCATATCCGGATGGATTTTCAGACCTATGTGCAGCGCCGCTATTTTCATTCCATTATCAGGGAGGCCAACCGGCGGCTGGTGAAGATAAACGGCAGTCAGTTTATTCTGCGGTGCCGGGAGCTGGAAAATCTTGGCAGACAGGGAGAAGCCGGGCTGGATCTGGATGTGTACGATCTGGTAACGGACCGGGTGCGGGACGTAAAAACCCTTTCCGGGGGAGAGTCATTTCTGGCAGCCCTTTCCATGGCCCTTGGCATGGCGGATGTGATTCGCAATACTGCAGGCCGGGTACACCTGGACACCATGTTTATCGACGAGGGATTCGGTTCCCTGGATGAAGAAGCCAGACGCAGAGCCATCGGAATTCTGAATGAGCTGGCAGGAGATACCCGTCTGGTAGGTATTATTTCCCATGTGACAGAGTTGAAAGAGCAGATGGAGAGGAAACTGGTAATCAGTAAAAGCCAGAAGGGCAGTCATGCCAGATGGGTACCGGATGGACAGACGTATTTCAGATAG